From Cannabis sativa cultivar Pink pepper isolate KNU-18-1 chromosome 8, ASM2916894v1, whole genome shotgun sequence, a single genomic window includes:
- the LOC115698739 gene encoding uncharacterized protein LOC115698739, with protein sequence MEESIERLCRSLGSFSNHLESSCHALKQSINRRAIPLDSASSTFIQCLNRRVSTAGGQLNLLESMSLSTVSFEELLGHCNEVYKNNQIHILELQDCLKPLGYVPELEIDDEDEVLNTDSSTALDTHSNIMSSNRGNVFLDDEDLFDESLSLKNIGLSNVCLASLASEANNKIDDLDVYMQEPTRHRSHDLKEPDYSILGKSKMKMYLDDEGNDDALKPVQALSSIKLVKDDYENLPSYMKGLASWEDLVTAVDKINSSLNQRTNGSNFFGQDEISSLGLGPKARSYLLLLVRMDRLVVETINGLISYRVL encoded by the exons atggAGGAATCAATAGAGAGGTTGTGCAGAAGTTTAGGTTCATTCAGTAACCATCTGGAAAGCAGCTGCCATGCCCTCAAGCAATCCATTAACCGTCGCGCCATCCCTCTCG ATTCCGCATCTTCAACCTTTATACAATGCCTCAATCGGAGGGTTTCCACCGCCGGTGGCCAACTTAATCTGCTCGAATCCATGTCCTTGTCAACTGTATCGTTTGAGGAACTATTAGGTCACTGTAATGAGGTTTACAAGAATAATCAAATCCATATTCTTGAACTCCAAGATTGTCTCAAGCCCTTGGGATACGTCCCCG AATTGGAgattgatgatgaagatgaggtTTTAAACACGGATTCATCAACTGCGCTTGATACACACTCGAATATAATGAGTTCGAACCGTGGAAATGTTTTTTTGGACGACGAAGATTT ATTCGATGAGTCGTTGAGTTTGAAGAATATTGGTCTTTCCAATGTTTGTCTTGCTTCTTTAGCATCCGAAG CAAATAATAAGATTGATGATCTAGATGTGTATATGCAAGAACCCACAAG ACACAGGTCACATGACTTGAAGGagccagattattcaatattgGGAAAATCCAAAATGAAAATGTACTTAGATGATG AGGGAAATGACGATGCTCTAAAGCCTGTCCAAGCTCTTTCATCAATAAAATTAGTGAAGGACGATTACGAGAATCTTCCTTCCTATATGAAAGGTCTAGCGTCATGGGAG GATTTGGTCACTGCCGTAGACAAGATCAATTCAAGCTTGAATCAGAGAACTAATGGAAGTAATTTCTTTGGCCAAGATGAAATTTCATCACTGGGGTTGG GGCCAAAGGCGAGGTCTTACCTGCTACTGCTTGTACGTATGGACCGGCTTGTTGTCGAAACTATAAATGGTTTGATTTCCTACCGAGTTTTATAG